In a single window of the Pandoraea pulmonicola genome:
- a CDS encoding TauD/TfdA family dioxygenase produces the protein MLDTMLDVRALRTEGGLPMVVEPRDAGVPIDAAGSALHALVEEYLPTHGGVLFRGFRVDGDAAFREFAASFGHALLTYEFGSTPRSKVAQGVYTSTEYPPHQHIPLHNEQSYTRDWPMKIWFHCVQAAQEGGETPIADSRRVYARLPRDLRERFAKKGLMYVRNFGNGFDVPWSQVFNTEDRAEVEAYCRAHRIACEWKEDGELRTRQVCQAVAQHPATGDWVWFNQAHLFHISNLEPDVRETLLDVVGEEDLPRNVYYGDGSPLEEEALATIRHVLEAEKISFPWHSGDVLMLDNMLAAHARSPFKGPRKVVVAMAQAHGADR, from the coding sequence ATGCTCGATACGATGCTCGATGTGCGTGCCCTGCGCACCGAAGGTGGCTTGCCGATGGTGGTCGAGCCGCGCGATGCCGGTGTGCCGATCGACGCAGCAGGCAGCGCCCTGCATGCGCTGGTGGAGGAATATCTGCCGACGCACGGCGGCGTTCTGTTCCGGGGCTTTCGCGTCGACGGCGACGCCGCCTTCCGCGAGTTCGCCGCGTCGTTCGGCCACGCGCTGCTTACCTACGAATTCGGCTCCACGCCGCGCAGCAAGGTCGCCCAGGGCGTCTACACGTCCACCGAGTACCCGCCGCACCAGCACATCCCTCTACACAACGAACAATCGTACACGCGCGATTGGCCCATGAAGATCTGGTTCCATTGCGTGCAGGCGGCGCAGGAGGGCGGCGAGACGCCCATCGCCGACAGCCGTCGCGTCTACGCGCGTCTGCCGCGGGATCTGCGCGAGCGTTTCGCGAAAAAGGGGCTGATGTACGTGCGCAACTTCGGCAACGGCTTCGACGTGCCGTGGTCGCAGGTCTTCAACACCGAGGATCGTGCCGAAGTCGAAGCCTATTGCCGTGCGCACCGCATCGCGTGCGAGTGGAAGGAGGACGGCGAGCTGCGCACGCGTCAGGTGTGTCAGGCCGTGGCGCAGCATCCGGCGACCGGCGACTGGGTCTGGTTCAACCAGGCGCACCTGTTCCACATCTCGAATCTCGAACCCGACGTGCGCGAGACGCTGCTGGACGTCGTGGGCGAGGAGGACCTGCCGCGCAACGTGTACTACGGCGACGGCAGTCCCCTCGAAGAGGAGGCGCTCGCCACCATTCGCCATGTTCTGGAAGCCGAGAAGATCAGCTTCCCGTGGCACAGCGGCGACGTGCTGATGCTCGACAACATGCTCGCCGCTCACGCGCGTTCGCCGTTCAAGGGCCCGCGCAAGGTGGTCGTGGCAATGGCGCAGGCGCACGGCGCCGACCGCTGA
- a CDS encoding cyclic peptide export ABC transporter, with protein sequence MFLFLFLLRASRWLLTAAVLASLACGVANVTLIASINRALGASADELGSLAWRFAALAVLSMLAQMCAGALFTRLGQRTLAELRRHVSRIIVNAPLRVVESTGGARVQSVLADDANHVANFFIGLPTLVMNGSIVTGCFLYLAILSWPIFLMACVAIGLGALGYHISHTKVIRYLRTAGKRQDELFGHFQTLASGAKELKLNRRRADAFLARVLGVAIEAVRENRSRGLTLFIFSVSWVRFLFFALIGLVLFVLVGATSGGVHVATGYAIVFLYMVTPLEAMLNNIPLLTMARVASERIQKVTEAMRSEEASASDTRPSGSLLVRLHGITHSYYHEQQDEIFRLGPIDLTFRPGEITFLIGGNGSGKTSLAKLLTGLYVPESGEIVWNGQPVDASNRDRYRQLFSAIFFDFHLFETLLGADDAQTDPARIDAFAARWLARLHLQHKVSVTNGAFSTRDLSQGQRKRLALVAACVEDRPFLVFDEWAADQDPAFKEVFYREILPELKAQGKTVLVISHDDRYFALADRLVKMENGQLVADDAVVHAGPASAAEKPQSSARRT encoded by the coding sequence GTGTTCCTGTTTCTGTTCCTGTTGCGTGCGTCGCGCTGGCTGCTGACCGCCGCCGTGCTCGCCAGCCTCGCCTGCGGTGTGGCCAACGTCACGCTGATTGCTTCGATCAATCGTGCGCTCGGTGCGAGCGCGGACGAACTCGGTTCGCTGGCCTGGCGCTTCGCGGCGCTGGCCGTGCTGTCGATGCTCGCCCAGATGTGCGCCGGCGCCTTGTTCACGCGTCTGGGGCAGCGCACGCTGGCCGAGCTGCGTCGCCACGTCTCGCGCATCATCGTGAATGCACCGCTGCGCGTGGTGGAGTCGACCGGAGGCGCACGGGTGCAGTCCGTGCTCGCGGACGACGCCAATCACGTCGCCAACTTCTTCATCGGTTTGCCGACGCTGGTGATGAACGGTTCCATCGTCACCGGGTGCTTTCTCTATCTGGCGATCCTGTCGTGGCCGATCTTCCTGATGGCCTGTGTGGCGATCGGTCTGGGTGCGCTCGGCTATCACATCAGCCATACGAAGGTGATTCGCTACCTGCGCACCGCCGGGAAGCGCCAGGACGAACTTTTCGGACACTTCCAGACGCTCGCCTCGGGCGCGAAGGAACTCAAGCTCAACCGCCGTCGCGCCGACGCGTTCCTGGCGCGCGTGCTGGGCGTGGCCATCGAGGCGGTGCGCGAGAACCGCTCGCGCGGCCTCACCCTGTTCATCTTCTCGGTGAGCTGGGTGCGCTTCCTGTTCTTCGCGCTGATCGGGCTCGTGCTGTTCGTGCTGGTGGGGGCGACCTCCGGCGGTGTGCACGTGGCGACCGGCTACGCCATCGTGTTTCTGTACATGGTGACGCCGCTCGAGGCGATGCTCAACAACATTCCGCTGCTGACGATGGCGCGCGTGGCGAGCGAGCGCATCCAGAAGGTGACCGAGGCCATGCGCAGCGAGGAGGCGAGCGCGTCCGACACGCGGCCCAGCGGCTCACTGCTCGTGCGGCTGCACGGCATCACGCACAGCTACTACCACGAGCAGCAGGACGAGATCTTCCGCTTGGGGCCCATCGATCTGACGTTCAGGCCCGGCGAGATCACGTTCCTGATCGGCGGCAACGGGAGCGGCAAGACGTCGCTCGCGAAGTTGCTCACGGGACTGTACGTGCCGGAGAGTGGTGAAATCGTGTGGAACGGTCAGCCGGTCGATGCCAGCAATCGCGATCGTTATCGCCAGCTGTTCTCCGCGATCTTCTTCGACTTCCATCTGTTCGAGACGCTGCTGGGCGCGGACGATGCGCAGACCGATCCGGCGCGCATCGACGCCTTCGCCGCGCGCTGGCTTGCCCGTCTGCATCTTCAACACAAGGTAAGCGTGACGAACGGCGCGTTCTCCACGCGAGATCTCTCGCAGGGGCAGCGCAAGCGGCTCGCGCTGGTGGCGGCGTGCGTCGAGGATCGTCCGTTCCTCGTGTTCGACGAGTGGGCGGCGGACCAGGACCCGGCGTTCAAGGAGGTCTTCTATCGCGAAATCCTGCCGGAGCTCAAGGCGCAGGGCAAGACCGTGCTCGTGATTTCGCACGACGATCGCTACTTCGCGCTCGCCGACCGGCTGGTGAAGATGGAGAACGGTCAACTGGTCGCCGACGATGCGGTCGTGCACGCAGGTCCGGCGTCGGCAGCGGAAAAACCGCAATCGTCCGCGCGAAGGACTTAA
- a CDS encoding lysine N(6)-hydroxylase/L-ornithine N(5)-oxygenase family protein, translated as MHASTEPSTTSNPSLTHDLIGVGFGPSNLALAIALEEHCGQRLGPARFLFLEKQPEFAWHGNMLLSNSRMQIAYLKDLATLRNPRSRFTFINYLHEKARLSAFINLQSHYPTRREYNDYLRWAAAQFHAQCAYGETVIGISPVIEREQVVALHVHSRNAQGETQVRRARNVILGAGGTPHVPPVFASLNAAGHPRLFHSSQYLARVAALNGDAPPRRVAVIGGGQSAAEIFLDLAEQWPHAQVDLVMRGRALKPADSSPFVNEIFDPQFTDFIYAQPVEQRERILGEFRNTNYAVVDDDLIARIYDVLYQQRVDGHGHRALLTCHEIEDVEAHDDHLTLHMHERLTGRHVTQHYDAVVLATGYERRTHEHLLTDVRPWLDGFDGERDYRLRAHADFLPGIYLQGYCESTHGLSDTLLSVLAIRSAEIAASLLAHAPPQAEAPASRIAALVG; from the coding sequence ATGCACGCAAGTACCGAACCGTCCACAACGTCCAATCCTTCCCTTACCCACGACCTGATCGGCGTAGGCTTCGGCCCGTCAAATCTGGCGCTGGCCATCGCTCTCGAGGAGCACTGTGGCCAGCGACTCGGCCCGGCCCGCTTCCTCTTTCTCGAGAAGCAGCCGGAGTTCGCCTGGCACGGCAACATGCTGCTCTCGAACAGCCGCATGCAGATCGCCTACCTCAAGGATCTGGCCACGTTGCGAAATCCGCGCAGCCGCTTCACGTTCATCAACTATCTGCACGAGAAAGCGCGGCTTTCCGCGTTCATCAACCTGCAGAGCCACTACCCGACGCGGCGCGAGTACAACGATTACCTGCGCTGGGCCGCGGCGCAGTTCCACGCGCAATGCGCCTACGGCGAGACGGTGATTGGCATCTCTCCCGTGATCGAGCGCGAGCAGGTCGTGGCGTTGCACGTCCATTCACGCAACGCGCAAGGCGAGACGCAGGTGCGGCGAGCGCGCAACGTCATTCTCGGCGCGGGCGGCACGCCGCATGTCCCGCCCGTGTTCGCATCGCTGAATGCCGCCGGGCATCCGAGGCTCTTTCACTCGTCGCAGTATCTGGCGCGCGTGGCTGCGCTCAATGGCGACGCACCGCCCCGTCGTGTCGCCGTGATCGGCGGCGGGCAAAGCGCCGCCGAGATCTTCCTCGATCTGGCCGAGCAGTGGCCGCACGCGCAGGTCGATCTCGTCATGCGCGGCCGTGCGCTCAAGCCCGCGGACAGCAGTCCGTTCGTCAACGAGATATTCGACCCGCAATTCACCGACTTCATCTATGCCCAGCCGGTCGAGCAGCGCGAGCGCATCCTGGGCGAATTCCGCAACACCAACTATGCGGTCGTCGACGACGATCTCATCGCCCGCATCTACGACGTGCTATACCAGCAGCGCGTCGACGGCCACGGCCATCGCGCGCTGCTGACCTGTCACGAGATCGAAGATGTCGAAGCGCACGACGATCACCTCACACTGCACATGCACGAGCGACTCACAGGCAGGCACGTTACGCAGCACTACGATGCGGTGGTCCTCGCGACCGGCTACGAACGCCGCACGCACGAGCATCTGCTGACCGACGTACGCCCCTGGCTGGACGGCTTCGACGGCGAGCGCGATTACCGTCTGCGCGCGCATGCCGACTTCCTGCCCGGCATCTACCTGCAAGGGTACTGCGAGTCGACGCACGGCTTGTCCGACACGCTGCTGTCGGTCCTGGCGATTCGTTCGGCCGAGATTGCGGCGTCGCTGCTCGCACATGCGCCGCCGCAAGCCGAGGCGCCTGCATCGCGCATTGCCGCCCTGGTCGGCTGA
- the fhuF gene encoding siderophore-iron reductase FhuF encodes MSNAISAVTAGNFDLAASLPDAIRAELGPLCAGLDFGTPASHAGLPGDDVVALSALGEHLPEMFDGVRRIVPGVEPRALMSQWSKFHFRAVLPAALAIVIVHGRPLTLDPRTCAIVLRGGLPVQVRFASDAWTPPGQAAHDAVPTPPPAVRFASLLHDYLPAAIAAMHAAAGVSPRVLWSNVGNLFEFIVAHMRQVPSLAQRASQDYTWLFEADAGFGSTGDNPLFRTVRYVSPPSPAMPAPMRARRVCCLRYQLAGKGTRCDEALLCGSCPLLLTMTHGQLARQLALQAEGAPQ; translated from the coding sequence ATGTCGAACGCCATCAGTGCCGTCACTGCGGGAAATTTCGATCTGGCAGCGAGCCTGCCCGATGCCATTCGTGCCGAGCTCGGACCCTTGTGTGCCGGGCTCGACTTTGGCACGCCCGCATCCCATGCGGGACTGCCGGGCGACGATGTCGTCGCGTTGAGCGCGCTGGGCGAGCATCTGCCGGAAATGTTCGACGGGGTGCGACGGATCGTGCCTGGCGTCGAGCCGCGTGCGCTGATGTCGCAATGGAGCAAGTTCCATTTCCGTGCGGTGCTGCCGGCCGCGTTGGCGATCGTCATCGTGCACGGTCGCCCGTTGACGCTCGACCCCCGTACGTGCGCGATCGTGCTGCGCGGCGGTTTGCCTGTGCAGGTGCGCTTCGCGTCCGATGCCTGGACGCCGCCGGGGCAGGCGGCACACGACGCCGTTCCGACTCCGCCGCCGGCGGTTCGCTTCGCCTCGTTGCTGCACGACTATCTGCCCGCCGCGATCGCCGCCATGCACGCCGCCGCTGGGGTCTCGCCGCGCGTGTTGTGGAGCAACGTGGGCAATCTGTTCGAGTTCATCGTGGCGCACATGCGGCAGGTGCCTTCGCTCGCCCAGCGTGCATCGCAGGACTATACGTGGCTCTTCGAGGCCGACGCGGGATTCGGCAGCACGGGAGACAATCCGCTGTTCCGCACGGTGCGCTATGTCTCGCCGCCTTCGCCGGCAATGCCCGCGCCGATGCGGGCGCGGCGCGTGTGCTGCCTGCGCTATCAACTCGCGGGAAAGGGCACCCGGTGCGACGAGGCGCTGCTGTGCGGCAGTTGCCCGTTGCTGCTCACCATGACGCATGGCCAACTGGCGCGCCAATTGGCCTTGCAGGCCGAAGGCGCGCCGCAGTAA
- a CDS encoding thioesterase II family protein has product MAFDVCHLLCLPCAGGSATVYARWAQAAPSWLAVRPLELPGRGTRHREPLSSDPHLLADQLSEECLAQHIGPGTRFALFGHSLGGLLAFEIAHRLHARGCTPVALFVAASRAPATRDDSRYAALRDDADVLAEMRALGGTPDALLAEPELMAMVLPVIKADFQLCGRYRRPSPQARGPLPVPIHALAGRRDAFAPEVLDDWRCETDARYERTDFDGDHFFVRDDPAHLLAVIANGLAPVMHSPRPATCA; this is encoded by the coding sequence ATGGCGTTTGACGTATGCCACCTGTTGTGTCTGCCGTGCGCCGGAGGCAGTGCCACGGTGTACGCCCGCTGGGCGCAAGCCGCGCCGTCGTGGCTGGCGGTGCGGCCGCTCGAACTGCCGGGGCGTGGCACGCGTCATCGCGAGCCGCTCTCTTCCGATCCACACCTGCTGGCGGACCAGTTGAGCGAAGAGTGCCTGGCGCAGCACATCGGGCCGGGCACGCGTTTCGCGTTGTTCGGGCATAGCCTGGGCGGGCTGTTGGCATTTGAAATCGCGCACCGACTGCACGCGCGCGGTTGCACGCCGGTGGCGCTGTTCGTCGCGGCAAGCCGTGCGCCCGCCACGCGCGACGACAGCCGCTATGCGGCATTGCGCGACGACGCCGACGTGCTGGCGGAGATGCGTGCGCTGGGCGGCACGCCCGACGCACTGCTCGCCGAGCCTGAGTTGATGGCAATGGTGTTGCCGGTGATCAAGGCCGATTTCCAGTTGTGCGGGCGCTATCGCCGCCCTTCGCCGCAAGCGCGCGGTCCGTTGCCCGTACCCATTCATGCGCTTGCCGGGCGGCGCGACGCGTTCGCCCCCGAAGTGCTCGACGACTGGCGCTGCGAGACCGATGCAAGGTACGAGCGGACCGACTTCGATGGCGATCACTTCTTCGTGCGTGACGATCCGGCGCATCTGCTGGCCGTGATCGCCAACGGACTGGCGCCGGTCATGCACTCGCCGCGTCCCGCGACCTGCGCGTGA
- a CDS encoding MbtH family protein, whose protein sequence is MSFDDENGVFRVVINDEEQYAIWPDYRPVPAGWREVGVSGNKATCLAHIETVWTDMRPRSLREHLAAQGDGRHGV, encoded by the coding sequence ATGAGTTTCGACGACGAGAACGGCGTGTTCCGTGTGGTCATCAACGACGAAGAACAGTACGCCATCTGGCCCGACTACCGCCCTGTCCCGGCGGGCTGGCGCGAAGTGGGTGTGAGCGGCAACAAGGCGACGTGCCTGGCGCACATCGAGACGGTGTGGACCGACATGCGGCCTCGCAGCCTGCGCGAACATCTGGCAGCACAGGGCGACGGGCGCCATGGCGTTTGA
- a CDS encoding 4'-phosphopantetheinyl transferase superfamily protein, protein MSATLRFIRIPESGGSDGSDDSGQAAAVFAPTDLRAPFTLSGEELARMARWRREADRLRFAATRVALREMLGQELSIAPAEVALETGEHGRPKLAGGEGRLDFNESHAGQWGLIACVRGARIGVDVERVDAVTDPRELWQACLHPCEQQMLTRLGGWSGAHAREAFHWLWCAKEAAFKALGTGLQEGLPMLSLDVARLWRQVEAMGGMFDAGRPPVLPDVPLAWRVHDEALIRALAGMTLHLLPAPPGYGAAVALLPVASMAPTALVVRAEARRRG, encoded by the coding sequence ATGAGTGCAACTTTGCGGTTCATCAGGATTCCCGAATCCGGCGGTTCAGACGGCTCCGACGATTCGGGCCAGGCGGCCGCCGTATTCGCCCCGACCGACCTGCGCGCCCCGTTCACCCTGTCTGGGGAGGAACTGGCGCGTATGGCGCGATGGCGGCGTGAAGCGGATCGTCTGCGCTTTGCCGCCACGCGTGTGGCGCTGCGTGAGATGCTGGGCCAGGAATTGAGCATTGCCCCAGCCGAGGTGGCGCTCGAGACCGGCGAGCACGGCCGGCCGAAGCTGGCCGGTGGCGAAGGGCGACTCGACTTCAACGAGAGCCATGCGGGCCAATGGGGACTGATCGCCTGCGTGCGTGGCGCTCGCATCGGCGTGGATGTCGAGCGCGTCGATGCCGTGACCGATCCGCGCGAACTTTGGCAAGCGTGCCTTCACCCTTGCGAGCAGCAGATGCTCACCCGGCTCGGCGGATGGAGCGGTGCTCACGCGCGAGAGGCGTTTCACTGGCTGTGGTGTGCCAAGGAGGCTGCGTTCAAGGCGCTGGGGACGGGGCTGCAGGAGGGGCTTCCGATGCTGAGCCTGGATGTGGCGCGTCTGTGGCGGCAGGTCGAGGCAATGGGAGGGATGTTCGACGCGGGCCGCCCGCCGGTATTGCCGGATGTCCCCCTGGCCTGGCGTGTCCACGACGAAGCACTGATTCGGGCGCTTGCCGGCATGACGCTGCATCTGCTTCCTGCTCCGCCGGGCTACGGTGCGGCCGTGGCGCTGCTGCCGGTCGCGTCGATGGCGCCAACCGCGTTAGTCGTGCGGGCGGAGGCGCGGCGGCGGGGCTAA
- a CDS encoding sigma-70 family RNA polymerase sigma factor, with the protein MSEQCQQCRYAGHPGRSPVCDDVAQDGVVGQIFVTHRRALVGLAMRILGCPCRAEDVVQDAYIKLCDARSACPVRHPASYVMQVVRNLALDGYRRQQIENRVFTVEDEAIDVPDRDASPEAQVTARQMIAGMIERLKTLPERTRTVFEMYYFDDCTQREIAQSLGVSTTLVNFMMQDARQALTPWINAATNGPN; encoded by the coding sequence ATGAGCGAGCAGTGCCAGCAGTGCCGTTACGCCGGGCATCCCGGCAGGTCCCCCGTGTGCGACGATGTCGCGCAGGACGGTGTGGTGGGACAGATTTTCGTCACGCATCGGCGCGCCCTCGTCGGGCTGGCTATGCGCATTCTCGGTTGTCCCTGCCGTGCGGAAGACGTCGTGCAGGACGCCTACATCAAGCTGTGCGACGCCCGCAGCGCCTGCCCCGTGCGACATCCGGCCAGTTACGTGATGCAGGTCGTGCGCAACCTCGCGCTCGACGGCTACCGCCGTCAGCAGATCGAGAACCGCGTGTTCACGGTGGAGGATGAAGCCATCGACGTGCCGGACCGGGACGCCTCGCCCGAAGCGCAAGTCACCGCGCGACAGATGATCGCCGGCATGATCGAGCGTCTCAAGACGCTGCCCGAGCGCACTCGCACCGTCTTCGAGATGTATTACTTCGACGATTGCACGCAGCGTGAAATCGCCCAGTCGCTGGGCGTGTCGACCACGCTCGTGAACTTCATGATGCAGGACGCGCGACAGGCGCTCACGCCGTGGATCAACGCGGCGACCAATGGCCCGAATTGA
- a CDS encoding sensor domain-containing diguanylate cyclase, with product MKDASTNPAMRTQTKRGRDFSRRVLGLRSLGCALSAIAVYTAIRHAGASHLGYGIWALNAFLWPAFAHAIAMASPDPVSAERRNLLCDSAFGGGWVVAMQFSGAPSAVLVSVLLMHNASAGGYRLLRDGVLAMIGGGLVIGAIVGFAFKTVVDFSELLASLPLLLIYPTLVGLTSFRLAKRLARSERTLRRISEQDDLTSLLNRRSWMRALTTCYADKRVGRGGAASIALIDIDGFKEINDVHGHLQGDSLIRILSDVLVNQLGAQDVSGRYGGDEFCVLFDGQSAEKARRKLERVRAAFAEATRGLDASGSVTLSVGVANYDADLGSPTAWLALADGALYAAKRSGKDRVVVARAGGGFEGAVLP from the coding sequence ATGAAGGACGCATCGACAAACCCGGCCATGCGCACCCAGACCAAACGAGGGCGGGACTTCTCTCGCCGTGTGCTGGGGCTGCGCAGTCTGGGCTGTGCATTGAGCGCAATTGCCGTCTACACGGCGATCCGGCACGCGGGCGCCTCGCATCTCGGCTATGGGATCTGGGCGCTCAACGCCTTTCTGTGGCCCGCGTTCGCCCACGCCATTGCGATGGCGTCGCCCGATCCGGTGTCGGCCGAGCGGCGCAATCTGCTGTGCGATTCAGCATTCGGCGGCGGCTGGGTGGTGGCCATGCAGTTCAGCGGCGCGCCGTCGGCCGTGCTCGTGTCCGTCCTGCTGATGCACAACGCGTCGGCAGGCGGCTATCGGCTGCTGCGCGACGGCGTGCTCGCGATGATTGGCGGCGGCCTCGTCATCGGCGCGATCGTCGGTTTCGCGTTCAAGACGGTCGTCGACTTCTCCGAGCTGTTGGCGAGCCTGCCGCTATTGCTGATCTATCCGACGCTCGTCGGGTTGACGAGCTTCCGGCTGGCGAAGCGTCTCGCACGAAGCGAGCGGACGCTGCGGCGCATCAGCGAGCAAGACGATCTGACCTCGCTGCTCAATCGCCGCTCGTGGATGCGGGCGCTGACGACATGCTATGCCGACAAGCGGGTCGGGCGCGGCGGCGCGGCGAGCATTGCGCTCATCGATATTGACGGATTCAAGGAGATCAACGACGTTCACGGACATCTGCAAGGCGATTCGCTCATTCGCATTCTGTCCGATGTACTCGTGAATCAGCTGGGCGCTCAGGACGTCAGCGGCCGGTACGGCGGCGACGAGTTCTGCGTGCTGTTCGACGGGCAATCGGCCGAGAAGGCGCGCAGGAAGCTCGAGCGGGTGCGCGCCGCATTCGCCGAGGCGACGCGCGGGCTCGACGCGTCGGGCAGCGTGACGCTGAGCGTTGGCGTAGCGAACTACGACGCCGATCTGGGGTCGCCGACGGCCTGGCTGGCGCTGGCCGATGGTGCGCTCTATGCAGCCAAGCGTTCCGGCAAGGACCGCGTCGTGGTCGCACGCGCCGGCGGCGGCTTCGAGGGAGCGGTGCTGCCTTAG
- a CDS encoding RidA family protein, translated as MSDIQRHHTNARMSRVVVHNGTVYIGGQTADDRSQDITGQMQQVLAKIDGYLKDAGIDKSRLLSAQVWLKDIESDFAGMNAVWDAWTSPGNTPTRATVESRLAAPDLLVEIAVIAAAK; from the coding sequence ATGAGCGACATTCAACGCCATCACACCAACGCACGCATGAGTCGGGTCGTGGTTCACAACGGTACGGTCTACATCGGCGGCCAGACCGCGGACGATCGCAGTCAGGACATCACCGGCCAGATGCAGCAGGTGTTGGCGAAGATCGACGGCTATCTGAAGGACGCCGGCATCGACAAGTCGCGTCTGCTTTCGGCGCAGGTGTGGCTCAAGGACATCGAGTCGGACTTTGCCGGCATGAACGCCGTATGGGACGCCTGGACGAGCCCCGGCAACACGCCGACGCGCGCCACCGTGGAATCGCGACTGGCCGCCCCCGACCTGCTCGTCGAGATCGCCGTGATCGCGGCGGCGAAGTAA
- a CDS encoding NAD(P)/FAD-dependent oxidoreductase, protein MSTKVVDLLIVGAGPAGLAAALEAKRHGLAPLVIDENTLPGGQIYRSVSRSPLADPGVLGSDYLRGRALVDAFAAQDIAYWPQTLAWQIGADRRVSVTRQSPGGGTLQIEAGAIVLATGAQERPFPIPGWTLPGVMGVGAAQTLLKASALVPQSPAVLAGCGPLLYLFAWQLINAGVPVRAILDTAQAGGRREALRHAGGALRAPSYLMKGFKLLRAIRAAGVEHVKQVQALRVIGQTRAEAVEYVVDGRASRIDTEMVLLHQGVIPNTQVTRSVGCEHVWDEAQLCWRVRTDAWGETNLSGIFVAGDGAGIAGALAAEPSGRLAALQAAKRLGKLDAAKRDSRALTLRRELSAHTAIRPFLDALYRPAEAFRVPADDSTIVCRCEEVTAGDVRKMAALGCVGPNQTKSFSRCGMGPCQGRFCGQTVAELLAQAQGCAVPEVGYYRIRPPVKPVTLGELASAVDTPEFLSERAGFPK, encoded by the coding sequence ATGAGTACCAAGGTTGTCGACCTGTTGATCGTGGGCGCCGGCCCGGCCGGACTGGCCGCCGCGCTCGAAGCGAAGCGCCACGGGCTCGCGCCGCTCGTCATCGACGAGAACACGCTGCCGGGCGGTCAGATCTACCGCAGCGTGAGCCGCTCGCCCCTGGCCGATCCGGGCGTGCTCGGGTCGGACTACCTGCGTGGACGCGCACTTGTCGATGCGTTCGCCGCGCAGGACATCGCCTACTGGCCGCAGACGCTCGCATGGCAGATCGGCGCGGACCGGCGCGTGTCGGTCACGCGGCAGAGCCCGGGCGGCGGCACGTTGCAGATCGAGGCGGGAGCCATTGTGCTCGCGACCGGCGCGCAGGAACGTCCGTTCCCGATTCCGGGCTGGACGCTGCCGGGCGTGATGGGCGTGGGCGCGGCGCAAACACTGCTCAAGGCCTCCGCGCTCGTGCCTCAATCGCCGGCGGTGCTGGCCGGATGCGGGCCGCTGCTCTACCTGTTCGCGTGGCAGCTTATCAATGCCGGCGTGCCTGTCCGTGCGATTCTCGACACCGCGCAGGCGGGCGGGCGGCGTGAGGCGTTGCGTCATGCCGGCGGTGCGTTGCGCGCGCCGTCTTACCTCATGAAGGGCTTCAAGCTGCTTCGCGCCATTCGAGCGGCGGGGGTTGAGCACGTGAAGCAGGTGCAGGCGCTGCGCGTGATCGGGCAGACGCGTGCCGAAGCCGTCGAGTATGTCGTGGACGGCCGGGCGTCGCGCATCGACACCGAGATGGTGCTGCTGCATCAGGGCGTGATCCCGAACACGCAGGTCACGCGCTCGGTCGGCTGCGAGCACGTCTGGGACGAGGCGCAGTTGTGCTGGCGCGTGCGCACGGACGCATGGGGCGAGACGAACCTTTCGGGCATTTTCGTCGCGGGCGACGGGGCCGGCATCGCCGGCGCTCTGGCGGCGGAGCCGTCGGGGCGACTTGCCGCGCTGCAGGCGGCGAAGCGTCTGGGCAAGCTCGACGCGGCCAAACGCGACTCCCGCGCGCTGACGTTGCGACGTGAACTCTCGGCGCACACGGCGATTCGGCCGTTCCTCGACGCCCTTTATCGGCCGGCAGAGGCGTTTCGCGTGCCGGCCGACGACAGCACCATCGTGTGCCGTTGCGAGGAGGTCACGGCCGGCGACGTGCGCAAGATGGCGGCGCTCGGCTGTGTCGGGCCCAACCAGACGAAGAGTTTTTCGCGGTGCGGCATGGGGCCATGCCAGGGCCGGTTCTGCGGTCAGACGGTGGCCGAACTGCTGGCGCAGGCGCAAGGATGCGCGGTCCCCGAAGTCGGCTACTACCGCATCCGTCCGCCGGTCAAGCCGGTCACGCTCGGCGAACTGGCGAGCGCCGTCGACACCCCCGAATTCCTGAGCGAGCGCGCAGGTTTCCCCAAGTAG
- a CDS encoding (2Fe-2S)-binding protein, whose amino-acid sequence MPNVSLLKSLARQDGATVRVFIEGAPVEVPRDMNVAAALLFAGVTACRTTPVSGSERAPFCMMGVCFDCLVEIDGVPNRQGCMTPVREGMQVRRMDGARSVA is encoded by the coding sequence ATGCCAAACGTTTCGCTGCTTAAGTCGCTGGCGCGCCAGGACGGCGCGACCGTGCGAGTGTTTATCGAGGGCGCGCCGGTCGAGGTGCCGCGCGATATGAATGTGGCCGCCGCGCTGCTGTTCGCCGGCGTGACGGCCTGCCGCACCACGCCCGTGTCGGGCAGCGAGCGCGCGCCGTTCTGCATGATGGGCGTGTGCTTCGACTGTCTCGTGGAAATCGACGGCGTGCCGAACCGCCAGGGCTGCATGACGCCGGTGCGTGAAGGCATGCAGGTGCGCCGCATGGACGGCGCGAGGAGTGTGGCATGA